The following are from one region of the Magallana gigas chromosome 6, xbMagGiga1.1, whole genome shotgun sequence genome:
- the LOC105340618 gene encoding eukaryotic translation initiation factor 5, giving the protein MATVNINSEVTDPFYRYKMPRLIAKVEGKGNGIKTVIVNMSEIAKALSRPPTYPTKFFGCELGAQTMFDFKNERFIVNGSHDASKLQQLLDGFIKRFVLCPECSNPETQLTASQKKQTISQRCIACGYTGMIDMRHKLTTFILKNPPDQDPAATPTKQTKKDKKNKKAVNGEKKDDRSSPEANAQEQMAAQRATGGELTAPPVVETSKNEDDDWGEDFSEEAVKKRMEELSDAAKQMAFTDDLEKTQEERLNMFYKFVELKRETFAGGGDKEVVAEAERLEIKDKAPLILVEALFDVKVLTQLKQHRNLLLRFCHENTKAQKYLLGGIEQLVGNVHKEELLPKVPHILKALYDLDIVDEEVLLDWDKKVSKKYVDKKISTEIHEKAAPFINWLKEAEEDDSEEDEEDHVEVVYSNFEKVGQQEVPKPAKAAPPQEEEDEDDDLDIDDI; this is encoded by the exons ATGGCCACAGTCAACATCAACAGCGAAGTCACTGACCCTTTCTACCGCTATAAGATGCCTAGGCTCATAGCCAAG GTTGAAGGCAAGGGGAATGGGATTAAAACTGTAATTGTGAATATGTCTGAAATTGCTAAGGCATTATCAAGACCACCAACAT ATCCAACAAAGTTTTTTGGATGTGAATTAGGAGCACAAACCATGTTCGACTTCAAAAATGAACGCTTTATTGTCAATGGTTCTCATGATGCCAGCAAGCTTCAGCAGCTTTTGGATGGCTTTATCAAACGTTTTGTACTGTGTCCTGAGTGTTCAAACCCAGAAACTCAATTG ACTGCTTCTCAGAAAAAACAGACCATCTCACAACGTTGCATTGCATGTGGTTACACTGGTATGATTGATATGAGGCATAAACTGACCACATTTATTCTGAAAAATCCTCCTGATCAG GATCCTGCTGCTACACCTACTAAGCAGACCAAGAAAGACAAGAAGAATAAGAAGGCAGTGAATGGAGAGAAGAAGGATGATAGGTCTAGCCCTGAGGCCAATGCACAGGAGCAGATGGCTGCCCAGAGAGCCACTGGAGGGGAACTAACTGCTCCCCCAGTTGTG GAAACCAGTAAGAATGAAGATGATGATTGGGGTGAAGACTTCAGCGAAGAGGCAGTGAAAAAGAGGATGGAAGAACTCAGCGATGCAGCTAAACAGATGGCCTTTACTGATGATTTAGAAAAGACCCAGGAAGAAAGACTCAACATGTTCTACAAATTTGTTGAG tTGAAACGCGAGACTTTTGCTGGAGGAGGAGACAAAGAAGTGGTTGCCGAGGCTGAACGCTTAGAGATTAAGGACAAGGCACCTCTGATATTGGTGGAGGCACTTTTTGATGTCAAAGTCCTAACTCAGCTGAAGCAGCACCGTAATCTGCTGCTTAGG TTTTGCCATGAAAACACTAAAGCGCAAAAGTATCTGTTGGGAGGAATTGAGCAGTTGGTTGGAAATGTACACAAGGAAGAGCTTCTGCCTAAAGTTCCACATATCCTGAAAGCATTATATGATCTAGATATTGTTGATGAAGAAGTGTTGCTGGACTGGGACAAGAag GTGTCAAAGAAGTATGTTGACAAAAAGATTTCAACTGAGATCCACGAAAAAGCAGCTCCTTTCATCAATTGGCTGAAGGAGGCAGAAGAGGATGACTCTGAGGAAGATGAGGAAGACCATGTGGAG gTGGTATACTCAAATTTTGAGAAAGTTGGTCAGCAAGAAGTGCCCAAGCCAGCAAAGGCCGCCCCTCCACAGGAAGAGGAAGACGAAGATGATGATCTGGATATTGATGATATCTAA